In Montipora capricornis isolate CH-2021 chromosome 4, ASM3666992v2, whole genome shotgun sequence, the DNA window CATCGTACCACTTAAGCATCCTCCTGAGAAATCTCCCGCTCCGAGCCATGCATTGTGGCCGTTAAGGTGAAGTCCTCCTCGGATAACTTTCATGTCCCCATGTGTTCGGATGGCAGGTCCAGGGCTACCGGGAATTCGATCTTTGATCAACTTGTTCAAAGACCAATGATAAGTGGGCTTTACTGAAACGGAAGAATTGGCAACCTGTGTCTCCATGTCTTATCTTTGAGTCAACTCACAATTTTACATTCAGttaaatgtaataaaaaggTATAACTTTGACACttattattttcaaataaaaagaaataggGAAAGTTGCGCAATCATTGAAAAAGGTAAATATATGCACTGAAAAATTAATGTCCTTGAAATTCAAAGGACGTGTATTTATGGACATGACTGAACTGATTACAAATGTCTTATTTGCAGCATATTTATATTTGGCCCTATTCTTAATAATGCATTTTATTCGCTCACGCACTTtacaatttacattttttataACACATACATTCACTAAAATTAGTACCAACATAGCGCTTGGAGGCTAAACAACTGGGGAATTTTGGatttttggatgaaaatcaTCGGAATTCTATTAATTCTGTGTGGTACCGCGTGTTAATTTCAAGGACGACACCTTACCCCATTGACTTCTAAATcgcaccccctccccccccccccccctccctttgacgagtaaaatctatcatgTCTAAATCCTAGGaggcaatgggttaaaggggacacaGTGTGTCCAGAGAAAAATCACTTTCGTAGCATGAGCGCACTGAatcgaaaaataaatttaaaataattaacaattattggacgaggttgagcaaaatatcgtgatttgtcagtggcgagcagatcaattatttgccgaagccgaaggctgagcaaataattgatctgcgagacactgacaaatcacttTATTTGCGATAAgcgagttcaataattgttttaataatttgatgactgagttaactttatttttcacaattcccaacaattaaatctttttctgaaagctcagggaagcgaactgccattttcacacaagagcgtgatttcaagtacgcatgagcagaatattatttgcagcaaaacacttatttgtagacagttgtttgcaggtcacgtggtgggctctcggccgatgaaaaggaaggaaaaaatacatcgaatgataattataattgaTTCGCTCTCAATAGACCTCATATTATCTTATTTGCAGTTATTTTTGCGCCTTTACTTTAGCGTAAAATGCAGACAACTTACGTGTGTCACTGTCCTTTATGTTCAGTTTCACCGGCTTCTTTTGACGTGGTAATTTTGGCACGGTTTCCTGTTGTTTGGTATCGttcccaattttccttttatctGATCTCGAGACACTAGATCTAGCTTTTGTTGGAGAGCTAAGCCTCTTTTCCAAATCCTCGGGTTTTatatgcaaatttttcatttcagatGAAGTCTCGGGGAGTGACGACTTTAAATTATGCCGGATTAGGAGATCGACATCCTCAGGTTTTTTGTATTTACTAACAAGATCTTCATTCTTCATTTTGTCGAAAAGATCTACAAAATCTTCGTTTGGAAGATCAAATCCTACGCCATCGAAAACTACGTGGTGCTTATTACTCTTTCTTTGAATGACACGGCTTGGTTGTTCCTGCTCGTCAAAAAAACTTTGAGAGGACAGTTCAGACCCAAGGTTATTATCACTTGCTGATTTTCCTTCGATCAGTAACTTTTCAAGGCTATCGTCATCTGATGTATCGTTTTCTTGAGGAAGCATTTTTAGAGTTCCCTCGCGCAAGGGAATTTTCAGACTAACATTGGGTTGCATTTCTTGTAGGCCTTGGTTGACATGTGTAACGGGCTGCGGACCTTGTAGGGGATCTGGCAAATGTTCTGATCCATGAACAGGCTTTTCGCTTCCCTGAGGATACTTTTGCCTGTCAACTTTGAGTCCTAACTGATTTGTGTTTTCTCCTTGTTTGAAAAGCCCTCCAAGCCTTTGATTCTTATCCATAGAGCTCCCTGTGCCTATAATAGAAGCGTTAACTCTACCGCTTGTGATTAACACCCCATCTCCAATTTCACCTCCTTCTATCACTCCTCCCTCAATAATCCCTCCTTTAATTTTACCGGCGAGAACGAGACCCCTTTTAATTTACCCCCTTCCATGATTCCACCTTTCAGCACACCTCCTTCTATTGTTCCCCCTTTAAGGGTTCCCCCTTCTATACTACCGTTCTTTAGCAGGCCACCTAACATGGCTCCCGATTTGAGAGTACCTCCTGATATCTCACCAAACTTGAACTCGCCTCCTTCTATGTTACCGCCGTGCAGAATACCACCCTCGACTTTCCCACCTTTTATTGTGCCGCTGTGTATTTCTCCTCCATTAAGCAGACCTCCCTGCATGCTTCCTCCGCGAAAACGACCACCCGCTACCACACCACCTTTTATTTCTCCACCCTCTACACTCCCGCCCACAATTCTTCCGCCAAAGACATCCCCACCTAATAATTGTCCTCCTTCAATTCTGCCATTTACTAAGTGTCCTCCTGACATTTGCCCGTTCGAAACTACGCCACCTTCCATAGTCCCATTGGTAATATGACCACCAACAACTTGTCCGCCTTTAATGAGTCCACCCTCAATCAATCCAGCCTTGATCTGTCCTCCTTGAATAACGCCACCTGAAATTTGACCTCCTGAAATGTTTCCACCCATTATTCGAGTTCCTTTGAAATCTACTGGCGACAAGGCAGCGCCTGGTAACCTTGTAGCTTCGTAGGCTTGTTTCATAGGAAAAGGAATGTGTTGTTCAGTTACTGCATTGCTGTTGGAACCCAATGGTTTCCTCTCCTCATATGACGGAGTATCTGGTGAAAAGTAAGAGGTGATTCCACCCCCTTCCCTTTGATCTCTTTCATCCTCAAAAAACGCCGAATTGGTGTCGTCATTAGGAGACATGTTGTCCTGCTGGGTGTGTTTCGTGACTTCTACTTTTTCAGGGCTTCCCAGTGAGACCAGTCTTGTAACGTTTCCATTGCGTTGTCCATCGTGATCGTCCAGGAAACTTGTAACATTTTGTTGATCCCTTCGTGTTCCTAGGTTGTCTGAATCAAAATGTTCGTTTTGGTCTACAGGGCTTCTTGAGTTTCCAAACTGGTCGAACATTCCACggaaaaagttttcaaaatctTGTTTTGATGGTTCACGGAAGGTAGTGTACTGTGATGATGCATCAGAATTTTCGATGCTGGAATCAGGTTTGTTTGATTTACTTTTGTGCTTGTTGAAGTGAGATTTTGTTGGACGAATCTTTTTCGTTTTAAGGGGAGGAGGCTCATCTCCATTATCAATAGCGTCGTAGAAATCATCGTCGCCGCTGTTACTTTCCGCTGATTGTGCCATCTCATCCCATGGCGATTTGGACGTTGATGGAGGCCTGGTTGGTGTGTATTCAGAGTAGTCGTTATCGTTGTTGTAGTTTTTGCTAATAACACTTTCGTTGTCGTTTAAGGCATGAAAATAATCTGATAGAGTATTATTGTCGATCATATTTACTTGAGATATGTCCATACCATCCATGTCTATTCCTTTACTGTAAGGTCCTTGAAGGTCGTCTAAAGAGTCGATGGTCCTTTCAATGTTTTGTCCTTCACTCCTTAATGCTTCGTCCACCTTTGTCCTTTTGCTTATCTCTTTTCGTCTATGCCGACCACGTCTTCCCAAAATCTTATGCTTTTTGGTAGATGAGGGTATTTCATGGGCATTGCTTTTAGCAGAGAGTGATTTGCGTTTAGCCTTTACTGCAGAATGTGGAGGTTGTGTCCTTGTGGATGCAGGGGATTGGTCTGAATCATCATTATCTTTCATTGCATTGCTGTCCACTTTACGGGCTTCCTTGCCTTTGTCTGATTCCGTGGCATTTTTGCCAGGGAAACCATCATGCTTGTTTCCGTGGCTCTTTGAGGAGCTAACACGATGCTTTGTTGTGAGTTTTGACGGCTTGTTGCGTGGAACTACAGAT includes these proteins:
- the LOC138047451 gene encoding LOW QUALITY PROTEIN: uncharacterized protein (The sequence of the model RefSeq protein was modified relative to this genomic sequence to represent the inferred CDS: inserted 1 base in 1 codon), with protein sequence MKLLASIIIILFGHGLQCFAKGHRKSHGGKSNENTLQSVKYQEHRDVSVKLYGATKDYDDSNLKTDRYFDDYSSVVPRNKPSKLTTKHRVSSSKSHGNKHDGFPGKNATESDKGKEARKVDSNAMKDNDDSDQSPASTRTQPPHSAVKAKRKSLSAKSNAHEIPSSTKKHKILGRRGRHRRKEISKRTKVDEALRSEGQNIERTIDSLDDLQGPYSKGIDMDGMDISQVNMIDNNTLSDYFHALNDNESVISKNYNNDNDYSEYTPTRPPSTSKSPWDEMAQSAESNSGDDDFYDAIDNGDEPPPLKTKKIRPTKSHFNKHKSKSNKPDSSIENSDASSQYTTFREPSKQDFENFFRGMFDQFGNSRSPVDQNEHFDSDNLGTRRDQQNVTSFLDDHDGQRNGNVTRLVSLGSPEKVEVTKHTQQDNMSPNDDTNSAFFEDERDQREGGGITSYFSPDTPSYEERKPLGSNSNAVTEQHIPFPMKQAYEATRLPGAALSPVDFKGTRIMGGNISGGQISGGVIQGGQIKAGLIEGGLIKGGQVVGGHITNGTMEGGVVSNGQMSGGHLVNGRIEGGQLLGGDVFGGRIVGGSVEGGEIKGGVVAGGRFRGGSMQGGLLNGGEIHSGTIKGGKVEGGILHGGNIEGGEFKFGEISGGTLKSGAMLGGLLKNGSIEGGTLKGGTIEGGVLKGGIMEGGKLKXGLVLAGKIKGGIIEGGVIEGGEIGDGVLITSGRVNASIIGTGSSMDKNQRLGGLFKQGENTNQLGLKVDRQKYPQGSEKPVHGSEHLPDPLQGPQPVTHVNQGLQEMQPNVSLKIPLREGTLKMLPQENDTSDDDSLEKLLIEGKSASDNNLGSELSSQSFFDEQEQPSRVIQRKSNKHHVVFDGVGFDLPNEDFVDLFDKMKNEDLVSKYKKPEDVDLLIRHNLKSSLPETSSEMKNLHIKPEDLEKRLSSPTKARSSVSRSDKRKIGNDTKQQETVPKLPRQKKPVKLNIKDSDTLKPTYHWSLNKLIKDRIPGSPGPAIRTHGDMKVIRGGLHLNGHNAWLGAGDFSGGCLSDPDTCEDGLSFEMTFRLDKDALKYSDMNYMVDTGASTFNSKGFSLYTVQGNLRADIAVADQENCLQIPITVNKWQDILVTWKKSEGMKMYVNCELRTHTKGSEHCIGCHSKGCHVTDANTLLMIGRPNYSPHFHCTKFDSGDISFWERYLSDRDVETLCGASTGEPEKSSASFVVALPETSQVKLPLQTISNPGVSFQASPLRTYTANQHYFSQFSGLVPRTNQISHQLFTPWSPWSACSKTCGVGFRARKRSCTNPKLLPRLCSGISVQHQSCFNHLCQAYPQTPQRPLLYGQQTGMFPYNGALPFSGFAQYQQLVPASQRVSNAATEPALSRSLPRDGGYSEWSDWGVCDRSCGGGAQVRTRICNRPIPSAGGKMCHLLGPSIQVRRCNRKGCPVDGGFSPWSEFGPCSKTCARGFQRRFRTCTNPAPSNSGKQCIGQFYQSRDCTLATTCPVDGGYSTWSPWLPCDADCGGGIKERIRYCSNPVPQPGAKDCAVLGPDRETRLCNIFPCKYVNF